AAGTACATGGTGATCGTGACTTCCCCAATTCTCCTGTACTAACTCACATGACATTGTCAGGAGGCGTGCCGAATGGAAAACTGATATGCGGGACCTTTATCGAGGCACTCAACTTTATCGAGGCACGCAGCAAGGTGCGACAAACTTTCGCGAACCTGTAATGAGCGTCATTAAGTGCATGAGTGCGTGAAGCTCAAATTATAACAAATGACTCTATTCGCGTCTCATTGAAGCTACTGCGTCTTCCGTCTTTCCCACAGATTGACACATTGTGTCGGGCTGATCACGAGCGGGCTCCCACGGCGTTATAAAGAAACATCACGCTTTTCCATTTTCTTCTTGTGCGTGTGCCGATAACTGCTGGTGTCTAATGCCTGTTTTCAGGTAAGGTCATGGTTCTCTTCAAAAAGAGCTATCAACGCCACTCCGTTGATTTGATCGAAGTGAATTTATTCTCGGTGCAAGCGTGCTAGCAGGCAAAGCTGCGGAGGTGCATATCGCGTGTGCCTGCTAGACAGTATGTAGAATAGTGTCTTGCATTGGCTTCTTATTGACTGCGATTATGTTCGTATAAATAGTTCAAttactaaaaaaaaattgaatatatTACAGACAGGTTCGTCGCAGCATGTGATAAGCAAGACGAGATATTTTTGTACTTCCGGTTGCTATACGCCTTTCCAAGTCATGGGCGTCGGCCTCTGTATGAAAAGGAAGACCTTGCCCCCATTGCAGCCGCACCAGGACTTGCACCACCACCCAAGCAATTCTAGCGCACCTCCTCTCCACAGCGATGTAACACGTTGTCGCacaccccaagaaaaaaaatactgttgGCTCCCGAGCCTAAGGTGCATACAGATTGGACAGAACTGGACATCAATTCAGCATGTGATTGCCTtaactttaggggcgaagctcctcttagtctaaccttctCCTGCGTCAGGTGTAAGCGGAAGTAtcagacaaacagatagacagaGGGACGGATGGGCGAACGGGTGggcggacgaacgcacggacagacggagggatggacggacggatggatggacgcttcgccgcaCTCGTTATCATTGACTCCTTGGATATCATTTACTTTTTGCATGGATATGCGTGGGAATGAATATGCTATTTTGCTATAATTTTCTGATTCACTGCAtgtacttttgttttctttaaaagTATTTACACAGACCTGTGTCGTTGCGTGGCGCTGCGCTGTCCGTTAATTCACTGTGTCGTCAATTAATCTAATCGTTGCTCTACTCATATCATCTCCTTGTCCACCATAGTTTAAGAAACCAGtcgtatttctttttctttcttagtgcTTCTTTACTCACTCTGTAAGCGCAGTTTTACCTGCATTTTATGACCGAGATAAACAGTATTTAAAAATCACGAATAACTACGTTTTCGAAAACaacgaggaaaaagaaaagactgtggcatATGATGCATCATACCTGCACAACTCGCCCTATCGATGCGCATAATCCGAAGGGCGAGTGTAAGTGAAATCATCCTTGCATATACTTCGGCCACATGTACACTGGGACTCCGAAGGGCGCGGCCTTTACGGGCCCCCGCCCTGCCCACCGAGCCTCTCAAGCACCCTCTCACCACTCTACCATCTGCGAACTTGCTCGGGATGGTCCGGCagcttttctttaattcttttctTTTACCTTTCGATCATTGCTCGTGACCTGGATTCACTCTCTCTGGAATGTCGGCAAGCGCCCATATATGTTTGCATTTTGCTTGTGTGCACTAATCCGCGCGTTCGTACTCGCTGCGTTGTCTGCCATTTGTCCTTTTGCTCGATAAACTCGGACGCGTGCACTTCGCTTTACGTTTCTTCATTTAACGATGTGGTTTGCGCTTCGCAAGGCTTGAGCGACTCGTTACAACCAAGTGCGTTGCATGCGCTGCTCGTTTCCCCCACCAAGTGCCCCTTGATGCACCCCTCGAGAAGTTCGGCGAGGTACTCTCACCGGTTTCGCCTCCGCGAGCTCAAGGTCGCGTCACGGAGAGTGACGAAGGTTGAGAAGACTCTTTTCATGCTactgttttcttcttcttcattttttaGAGGTAAGCGTCAGCAGTTGCGGGAGATGGAGCGACCCGCATCAGCCGCTTTCACGCAACCGGCACGCGAACAACGTAAGCTTTGTTAACGGAGATAAAAGGAGATGGAGTGGAGCTCCTTCGAGAGGCTTTGAGTACCacttctaaaagaaaaaaaaatatatcgcaGCCTTCAATGACCTGCACTTTAGAACCAACAAATACACGCCATACGACACACGGAGAAACGACTCCTCCCGGAACCGTTCTCGGCCTACTCCAGCCAACCATCACTACTTTTTGCCTTGAATTAACTTTTGAAAACAAAGCTTGCTAAGGTGACAGCTCCCTGTTCTGAAACAGTGACGTCGTAGTTTCCTATCACAAGTTCAATGAAACATCAGACGTTCAAATTGAAAGCAAAGTTGATGCTTCCAGTCTGGGATCCATGGTAACGCAAGTTGGGCCTCATGAACGGATATGCTTCGCAAACAATGGGTAAATCCCATCACCTGCCCGCTAGAAATGCAGACAACTGTTAGCTTAACAAACGCCAAAAAAAAACTCTGCGGCCTATTAGAAAACTATCATTATAATAAACACGTACGTTCCACAAAGGCTGGGTAAATCCTACTGCACACAATGTCTACTACAAGTGAACAAGGCCACGGTTAGCCCAACAAATGACGGGGTCGTTATTATGCATAATGATCACACGTCTGTCACGTGATACTTCGTGATTATAAACTACTACGTAAgattagatagatatgtggggttcaacgtcccaaaccaccgtaagattatgagagacgtcgtcgtggagggctccgaaaatttcgaccacctgctgttctttaacgtgcacccagatctgagcacccgggcatacagcattttcgcctctatcaaaaatgcagccgccgcagccgggattcgatcccgcgacctgcgggtcagcagccaagtgcctcacccactagaccaccacggcggggccacgtAAGCTCCACGAAGATGGTTTAATATAAAGAGCAGTGACGCAACACACCTTCAGACTTACAAGACATAGAAAAGAGAAAAGGCCAATCATGTGTCAGCGAGGCGGAGTTGCTTGCATTTTATCTCATGCTGCCGATCTGCATGCGAATTTATTCTTAGTGGGATGTTGCGAATGATACACCCGTCGTTTACTGCACCTGAGCTCCTGACTCTGCATTAGTCAAGAAACTAAGTTACGCTGCCCAAGCTCTCACAAACCTGTTTCAGCACAACGCTCTGCTTGGCAGAAGAGAAGCTCGGTTTCTGAGAGCTCGTAGGTTCTTCTAGTCAGAATATCCAGTTTATCCTCTATAGACATGTCCTTTCGTGTGGCACTTATGGCAACCAGCACTCTGTCCACCACGGTGGAATAAGTGGCTCCTGCTGACCCGAAGGActacggcggtcgcatttcagtggTGGCGAAACAGTATATAGACCGAtgtactgtgcgatttcagtgcacgttgaagaacaccacatggtgaatatttccggaactctccacaacggcgtctctcataatcatgttgtggttttgtaatgttaaaccccagatattagtGTTAACCAGCACGCCGTTAACACAAATCTCGCACCGGCTATCACTCCGGCTGGCTTAAATAGTACTGATTCAAGGACACTATAATAACAGGGAGGTATCCTATCGAGTTCAGGGCCGATTGGGGACCGCTTTTCGTCATGTGCCAATGAAGCGTTATTGTCAACGTAAAATCATGGCTTCCGCGATTCCGTCTTGTGACGCGCCGTTTACAAAGCTGATTGCGAAAATCACTGGAAACCTGGGAAACAGATTTTCAAATCTGGTCATATAGCTACTCTGATTAGAATAGGATCTAAGTGCCCGTAGCTTTTTGAACGCATGCACACATGAGCTGCCTATGTTCTGTCGCAAGCTGGCATGCGACCTTGACATCGGGACATTACGCGCCCACGTTTCATTTCCAAGTGTCGTCACGACGCAGACTATACTGGTTACCACACGCTGTAGTGATCGCACTTCGCTGGGCTTTCCAACATATCGTGCATGCGCATGTATACCCGacgctcgcgtttttttttttttttacgtcgaaTCGCGGCTCTATTCCGACGTGCAGCGGCTCCAATAGTAGCAGCTCACGTTGATGCAAATGAACATCCTTCGGTGCCACATTTGCCGAATAATACGGTTTTCCGTTGCCTCCTTGCTTCCGTCATGTAATGACTCGCCGTGCCCATGACGAGACCGCGCTCTTTGAAAGCGCCGTCCCGGCATCCGTCCTTGGGTGGTTTGGTTAATGCTTCAACAGGTTGGAGCCGATAGAGCGGCATTGACATCGGAAGTCGTAGCTTCGCCATGCTGTTCCATTGTGTCAGCCGCGGCGCCCATTGTGTCTGAGACGCGCAGCAACTTCCTCCAGTTTCACTCATTTGTCTCCGAGGTCGCACTTTTCTCCTCATACATTGTTCTCTCTTCGACAGTGTGCTTGCAGAGTCTTGGAAAAGGACTCGTGAAACCCGAGATCCCTGAATTGGCTTGCAAGGGCACCAGAGCAGCTCCAATCAGTTCACCGCGTGGTTCAAATTCAGCTGAGCTATTTtccctccctatatcttttattccccattcctgtgctgacctgttgaggtgtcctcgtaaggagagacagttacgggtcggcacttttctcttcttctgttataaccacttatatatttGAAACATCGAAACTTGAGAATTTAATACTAGCATCGGGTGTCAGTAGGGCGTAGTCTCACGCTTCCGAACAACAACGAGCTTCTGTTCGTAAAAAGAGACGCCTGAAAAAAAGCCAGATTCATAATCAGGActacaatgccccccccccccaagtattTAATGATAATATCCGGCCTCTTAATGTGCGATAGCCCTGATATGATCATAAGGCTCGCATTCCGGAACTCGCTGTAAATTTCGACCAGcagatgttctttaacgtgcagtaaCATTACACAGTACAATTAAGGGGTTCTCCAGTATTTCGTCACGatagaaatgcgaccgccatggccgCGATCGAACGCGTGACGTTGGGGTTTCACCGAACACCGTACATACATGCAATGCCACTGAGGCGGGCAAAACATCATGATTGAAAAATGAAAACATTATTTTAGGGGAATCACGAGTGAACATTGAAACAAAGGCTCTGTAATGGTGCCATTGATTTAGCCTTCTGTTTATAACAGCGCGAGGAGTTTAATTAAATAACTAAAGTGACGTGGGTGAATTGAATCTGGAAAACTATATATAGTATTACTTGTTGCTGGTGAAGTTGTGACAAGCCTACAGGAATGTAAAAAGGCTCGCGATGATCGTATAAGGGATGCGAATTCAGAAACTGTTTCGCGTCCTTTCCATGATCATCACGCGTCTTTTTCTGTTTTAGTAAGCTATAGACCACCCTACAAGTGCGACAAGAATTGTACAGCTTTTATGGGAGCATACAATAtcttgctttgaaaaaaaaaaaactcgaaattCGTAAAAACTTGGTTATCGTACCACGAAGCTGCCACCAGTGATACAAAAGATGTCATGACTTCCAGCGTGGTTTACGGGTCAGCCGACACACCACTAATGAATTAAGTGTCTAGGCACTACCTCTTTGGGTACATTAGCACAAACACAACTACATGTGGAACGACAAAGTTCTGAACCAATAAGAAATGCCCTATTGCCTACCCCCCCTCCCTTTTCTTTCTCTTGCTTGCATCATTGTACGTGTCCATTCACGAATACCACAAACTATTTTGCCATTCTCGTGATCATCCCTTTTTGTACTAATTCCGCAGTGATGCAGGAAAAAATTATTTAAAATAAAAACGAATAGTCTTCTGTGTACGAGGTATCCATCAGGCAGTCTAGCTTACTTTTAAGACAATCGTGACAAGGAACTGTGATATCAAGAAATCGATATTTACCAGATTGCGAGACGGTGCTTGCGACCAGttcaagctgctgctttttacaTTCCCCTTGAAGCCCTGTGTGCGATTGCTATGGATACGAAGTGGGCGGCCGTACGTACCAGATGCCCCACCTTAAGTAAATGCTACAGCATTCACCACTTTCCCAGCCACTATGGCTGGCTGGCATTGCAGTGTCATGAGTCACCTGAGCGGCTGTGTTTTGTTGCCGGCAAAATCTAAAAGCTCATCTATAACCACACCCAGCTGCTTTTTCATGGCACAAAGCAGGTTTAAATTTCTTCGTATAGTCATCCAATACACGAAGTGTGTCGTAATAAGATCGTGATTACAGGAATGTTAAAGTTCACAATTTATTGTCTGGGTGGTGCAGCCACATTTTTAAAGTACAACTTCGTTAACCTTCACGCTATTGAGAGCCATTTTCTTCACTTCCGTGCGGTAACATGACTTTTTTTCCCCTAGGACACCCAGCCACGGAGTCTTTCGCTAGCAGCAAAATATACATGAGCTTgataaaaaagggaaaaaatgtaCCGCAGAAAAGAAGGATATTTCAAGTAAGCCCGTTTTGCGAAGTCGTTATATCTTCGAAACATGGTTCAagaacaaaacaagaaagaagtGCGTTTCGGCTGCATGCTTATATTACTTGCGGTGACAGAACAATAAGTGATTAGCGACGTCAGCAagatgagctttttttttctgatagacGTCACTAGAAGGAATTACCGATGCATGCAGGAACTGTTTGCCCCCTCTTTGAGTGTTCGTACAAGACTGCAAACACCAAGTCGTCAACGTGGAAAGAAAATGCAACTATGACTGATGAAAACGTGTGTATTCATCAAAACAACAGTACAACAAATGTCTATTTACAAGAGTTGGCCGTCAGCGCTAAAACAAGACACACAATGAAATCGCAACATACCCCTGCACAATAGCGGAAAGACATCACCGCAGCACACCAAACACACTAGCTGCTATCACAGCTTCTGTGGCGTCTGCGCTGCCGTAGTTTGCCATTAAAAAAAATGGTGGCGAAGTAAAAATGTTTTAAAACGTGCGCGTAATGAGGATGAACGTGCAATATGACTAAACGAGAAGTGACAAAAAATTATATTCAGTCCGCGCATGAGCATTTCGCTGGTCCCTAATCGGCCATCAGAAAACCATCGATGTAACGCCAACACATGCAAGCGCGCGATAGCGATGAGATGCACCTAACTACAGGAAAAGCGACGAAACGCTTTGACACAGTGCGCGTCACGTCGGCCTTAAACGAAGGCTTTCGGACGTCCATGGACTGTTGATGCAGTTCGTTTCTCGACACTACAATAAACACGGCAAGGCGCCATGTTTTAGAAGAATACACTGGGAAATAAATAGACGCTCCCGGTCAGCTGACTGACACCGCCACGACAACAATGCTGTCCCGCGAGGCACGCGCTGTCAGTCCCGACGACTCCGAGCCCGTTGAATGATGCTCGCGACGTCGCTTACATGCGCCAAGAACCTTTCGATGCCATATTTTCTTGCCCTTTCCTGCGATTTAGTGGGTGCGTATCTTCACTTCTCTTTTCTTAAGACCGACACCATTTACGTAGCCGTTCACATGGCCGTTGCCGTTCGTGAGGGCGCCGTTCTCGATGACGGTCATGCCATTCTTCGTGCCCTTCTCCCCTTCCTTCAGTGGCACGGTGGCTCGCGAAGTGGCCTCGTAGTTGCCACAGAAGAAGTGAACCTCACCCCTCTTGGTCCTCACGTAGGTGTGAATGTAGAAGTTGACGAACAGCACCAGGAAGAAGAAGCACTGGGAGGCGGCGAGGTAGGTGAGGAAGCGCGGGTAGCCGCAGTCCTTGAACAGGGGCACGGAGACAAATGCGATGAAGACTGCGAACTGGACGATCTGCATGGTGGTGATGTACTTCTTCCACCACAGATACTTCTGCACGGAGGGCCCCAGAGCAGCCAAGAAGTAGTACGTGTACATGACGATGTGGATGAACGAGTTGATGCAGACGCCCATGATGCCCTGGCCATCGGCGCCGAACGTGATGAAGAGCCAGCCGTTCCAGACGACCAGGCTGTGGTGGACGACGTGCAGAAACGAGATGTGACTGAACTTCTTGCGCAACAGGAAGAACAGCGTGTCGGCGAAGTCCAGGATGCGCACCATGAAGTACCACCAGCAGTACGACACGATGGCGATCGAACCCGGGTCCTTGAAGTCGATGCCTTGACATATCCAGCTGTAGCCACCGCCCAGGTATGAGTGCGATAGAAACTTGTAGAAGAAGAACGTGTTGAGCATAACCATGCAGGCGTTGTAGACCATGATGATGTGCTTGAGGTCATAGGCCTTGCGATCTTCCATGTACCGGGGCCCCCACACCTTGACCACGTACAGGTAGCCGGCGATGAGGGTCACCACCATCGTTGGGTTTCCAATCAAAGGGAAGTCTTTGGTGCGGGGGTCGGCCTGTGACTTGAGTTGTTCCACCAGGTCCATGACGTAGCTGGCCATTGTGGAactataatagaaaaaaaaaacagcacacccCACGTTAGCGATTCAAGGGCGCCAAGGTCATCGCTAATGTTCACGCAATAAAAAACTAGATAAAAAAATGGATGCTTCAGAGCTGCAATAAAGCTGCTCGAAAACAACGGTCGGACATTCGAAACGTCCGCCAGCTGAGACTATAACGACATATTGTTCGCCGACACGCATGGTACAATAATACATACTAGCGATGCTAATTGACTGGTTACACGGAAGGCTCAGTTACTACAGTTAATAACTAAAGAGACTGCTGTAACGTGCAGAACACACCGGATACTACACGACGAATGTATCAAGTTCTACAAGGGCCGCTCTCTCCGCAAGGCAACCGCCACGCACCTGTGTTCCACTTCTGTAAACCGAGACGCGAATGGCATTCAGTAGCTGAagtttgtcacgaaacaacaatcggatGTTTACGCACTATTGCACGTCAAAACGATGGGGATGCGTAAAGGATCGCTGAATTGCGGCGCTCCACTATATATTCACTTCGGTGATAGCAGAGCGCACTCTGCTGTCGATAGAAGCCGTTAGTGAAATATGCCTGTTCCATgcgttgcttcttttttttttcaatgcatggGTGGTGTCTAAACGTGGCACGAGGTGCCACTACAACAGGGAACAGACGTAACAACTGGTTTATCGAAGCTAGTAACTCCCGACATAAAGGCAAGAAACAGGTTATCGCCGCGTTTTGCTGACGCAAGGAGCAAAGCCTGGCTTTCGGAATAAAACTGATATTACTATCTTTCAAGCTTTGAAACATCATTTATTTCAACATTCGATATTCtgagggccgtggtcaaaaagcctctaatgGGCTGTACTGGAACCACGACCCGTTACAGATGGGTGGCATCGATGAGAATTTTTATAGCTATGAAAATGTACAATACGAGCAAGCAGTTTTTAGTGACAGTTTATACAAGTGTAATCAAATagaaagattgaaaaaaaagaactgaaaagTTGAAACTGGAAAAAAATACAAGTGATCGTAATTATTTCTAATACATAGCAAATTAATAATGGAATGTAACGATACAATAAATACGAGATTAAAACCAAAGTCAGATTGGGCATAGGCCCATGTTACAGGGGAGAAAAAGATAGTTTGAAAAATTTTTGTATGTGTTTTATACCGCAAAATAACTAACCAGCATGATAGCTTTATTCTTCAATCAGGCTTATATAACATGTCAACCCGGTGTTCACAATGATTATAGTTCTTAATGAAAAATCATGCACTTCTCGGGTCGCCCCGACTCACCCACATCTTTCGCCTATGCCATCAATAACGTCAACCTCAAGTACGCGACATCATATAAATATGTCAGAGTTCAGCTAATCGATAACTTTTCTTGGCATGTGCACATTGAAAACATCACTAACAACGCCAACAGAATTCTCTGGTACAtatgcagaattttttttaaaacttcaTGTCATTTAAAATACTACTCTgacctcaccgcggtggtctagtggttataaggtactcagctgctgacccgcaggttgcgggatcgaatcccagctgcggcggccgcattttcgatggaggcggaaatattgttggcccgtgtgctcagatttgggtgctcgttaaagaaccccagggggtcgaaatttctggagccctctactacggcgtctctcataatcatatggtggttttaggacgttaaaccccacatatcaatcaatcatcaatggaagatatcatcatcatctgcaatatgggaagaaagaaaagttctttttagaacgcagagccactgccaggtggcagcGCCATATCATTTTAGCGGATCGTAGGAAACACCCGCTGTTTCGCTCACAGTGTATCATTGTCGACGATAAATACTACGGTCTTTATAATTAGGTACCTATGCATTTTTTCTATAAAGAAACACGCTACCTAACACTTACGTATTTGATgctgcgcctcagatatgcgtaatatttgctgtttgattgacaatgttcgcAAGTACGAACGCAGCTACCAGAGCAACAAGGGTTAGCGTTGAGCATGGGCTTAAAGTTTCACTAGGTGGTTGAATTGTTGGGAAGACACGGGTCGACACAGAgagaacagatagacagacaaagcAAACCTTCTGTGTTGGAGTATCCAACGAAAGACCATAACGTCTTTAAATTCTGGCTACCTGCCCGAGGCCATGCGAAATCAGCACTCATCGATGCAGAAAAGCATGGTTTACGTGTGAGCCGCAGGCGAGGAATCTATAGGCCCTGTGGCTAACTAAGATTGCGACGCTGCGCCCTCCGTCACAGCTCGAACAAGTGGGATACACCACGTGCCCGGGAAACATTTGTTTCATCTGACGCTTATCCTGTACGATATTCCAAACGGAAATCGTTGAGACGAAGAAAGAGCAACATTGCGAGGC
The nucleotide sequence above comes from Rhipicephalus microplus isolate Deutch F79 chromosome 2, USDA_Rmic, whole genome shotgun sequence. Encoded proteins:
- the LOC119170339 gene encoding very long chain fatty acid elongase 7-like isoform X2 encodes the protein MASYVMDLVEQLKSQADPRTKDFPLIGNPTMVVTLIAGYLYVVKVWGPRYMEDRKAYDLKHIIMVYNACMVMLNTFFFYKFLSHSYLGGGYSWICQGIDFKDPGSIAIVSYCWWYFMVRILDFADTLFFLLRKKFSHISFLHVVHHSLVVWNGWLFITFGADGQGIMGVCINSFIHIVMYTYYFLAALGPSVQKYLWWKKYITTMQIVQFAVFIAFVSVPLFKDCGYPRFLTYLAASQCFFFLVLFVNFYIHTYVRTKRGEVHFFCGNYEATSRATVPLKEGEKGTKNGMTVIENGALTNGNGHVNGYVNGVGLKKREVKIRTH
- the LOC119170339 gene encoding very long chain fatty acid elongase 7-like isoform X1, with amino-acid sequence MPFASRFTEVEHSSTMASYVMDLVEQLKSQADPRTKDFPLIGNPTMVVTLIAGYLYVVKVWGPRYMEDRKAYDLKHIIMVYNACMVMLNTFFFYKFLSHSYLGGGYSWICQGIDFKDPGSIAIVSYCWWYFMVRILDFADTLFFLLRKKFSHISFLHVVHHSLVVWNGWLFITFGADGQGIMGVCINSFIHIVMYTYYFLAALGPSVQKYLWWKKYITTMQIVQFAVFIAFVSVPLFKDCGYPRFLTYLAASQCFFFLVLFVNFYIHTYVRTKRGEVHFFCGNYEATSRATVPLKEGEKGTKNGMTVIENGALTNGNGHVNGYVNGVGLKKREVKIRTH